The Streptomyces luteogriseus genome includes a window with the following:
- a CDS encoding fructosamine kinase family protein: MTARAQVVARHTGRAARDERPLSGSLAEVTLDDGRVVVVKRSDEPGAARAEAAGLRWLAAAGSVRVPAVHGHEEGWLVIDRVPRGRPGPDAAVRFGRDLAALHAAGAPAFGAPPPGGPVEAFIGLAPMRNEPAADWPRWYAEQRVLPYLRRAVDQGTVRAGEAAVVERLCEELPELAGPAEPPARLHGDLWSGNVLWAADGRVWLIDPAAHGGHRETDLAMLRLFGCPHLEQVLDGYQEDAPLAGGWRERVGVHQLFPLLVHAVLFGRGYAEQALSAARTALAE; encoded by the coding sequence ATGACCGCCCGTGCGCAGGTCGTGGCCCGGCACACCGGCCGGGCCGCCAGGGATGAGAGGCCGCTGTCGGGATCTCTCGCCGAAGTCACCCTCGACGACGGGCGGGTCGTGGTGGTCAAGCGGTCCGACGAGCCGGGGGCGGCGCGGGCCGAGGCGGCGGGGCTGCGCTGGCTGGCCGCCGCGGGAAGCGTGCGGGTGCCGGCGGTGCACGGCCACGAGGAGGGCTGGCTCGTCATCGACCGTGTTCCGCGGGGGCGGCCGGGCCCGGACGCGGCGGTGCGGTTCGGCCGGGACCTCGCCGCGCTGCACGCCGCCGGGGCGCCCGCGTTCGGTGCGCCGCCGCCGGGCGGGCCGGTGGAGGCGTTCATCGGACTCGCGCCGATGCGCAACGAGCCCGCGGCCGACTGGCCGCGCTGGTACGCCGAGCAGCGTGTGCTGCCCTATCTGCGGCGGGCGGTCGACCAGGGCACCGTCCGGGCCGGCGAAGCGGCCGTCGTGGAGCGTCTGTGCGAGGAACTGCCGGAGCTGGCGGGGCCCGCCGAGCCGCCCGCGCGGCTGCACGGCGATCTGTGGAGCGGCAACGTGCTCTGGGCGGCCGACGGGAGGGTGTGGCTGATCGATCCGGCCGCCCACGGCGGGCATCGCGAGACCGATCTGGCGATGCTGCGCCTCTTCGGCTGTCCCCATCTGGAGCAGGTGCTGGACGGCTACCAGGAGGATGCGCCGCTCGCCGGCGGCTGGCGGGAGCGCGTCGGCGTGCACCAGCTGTTTCCACTGCTGGTGCACGCCGTGCTGTTCGGCCGGGGCTACGCGGAACAGGCCCTCTCGGCGGCCCGTACGGCTCTGGCGGAGTGA
- a CDS encoding catalase, producing the protein MTDVSGTGPAPGDDRKVLTNRQGHPVHDNQNQRTVGARGPATLENYQFLEKISHFDRERIPERVVHARGVTAYGHFEAYGTWGDEPISRYTRAKLFQERGKRTDVAVRFSTVIGGRDSSEAARDPRGFAVKFYTEDGNWDLVGNNLGVFFIRDAIKFPDVIHALKPGPVTFEQQPGRIFDFMSQTPEAMHMLVNLFSPRGIPADYRHMQGFGVNTYKWVNAEGETKLVKYHWMPKQGVRSMTEEDAANVQADTLGHATKDLYEAVARGDHPEWELLVQMMDDHDHPELDFDPLDDTKTWPEQDFPPKPVGRMVLDRMPENFFAENEQISFGTGVLVDGLDFSDDKMLVGRTFSYSDTQRYRVGPNYLQLPVNQAKNADVHTNQRDGQMAYHVDGGGENPQVNYEPSLTGGLREARYPTHDEQGPEIHGRLTRKRIPRTNDYVQAGQRYQLLEDWERDDLVKNFIGQLSSCDRAIQERMVWHFLLVDNDLGLRVGEGLGIGPEDVASLEPLASQDLTDDDRERLANLGKNEPRDVEGLTMTHCVPDTRHVVTR; encoded by the coding sequence ATGACGGACGTATCCGGCACCGGCCCCGCACCGGGCGACGACCGCAAGGTACTCACCAACCGGCAGGGCCATCCGGTCCACGACAACCAGAACCAGCGCACCGTCGGCGCCCGAGGCCCGGCCACGCTGGAGAACTACCAGTTCCTCGAGAAGATCAGCCACTTCGACCGGGAACGCATCCCCGAACGCGTCGTACACGCCCGCGGCGTCACGGCCTACGGCCACTTCGAGGCCTACGGCACCTGGGGCGACGAGCCGATCAGCCGCTACACCCGGGCCAAGCTGTTCCAGGAGCGGGGCAAGCGCACGGATGTCGCCGTCCGCTTCTCCACCGTGATCGGCGGCCGCGACTCCTCGGAGGCCGCCCGCGACCCGCGTGGTTTCGCCGTGAAGTTCTACACCGAGGACGGCAACTGGGACCTGGTCGGCAACAACCTGGGCGTCTTCTTCATCCGCGACGCCATCAAGTTCCCGGACGTCATCCACGCCCTCAAGCCGGGCCCGGTGACCTTCGAGCAGCAGCCGGGCCGCATCTTCGACTTCATGTCGCAGACGCCCGAGGCCATGCACATGCTGGTCAACCTGTTCAGCCCGCGCGGCATCCCCGCCGACTACCGCCACATGCAGGGCTTCGGCGTCAACACGTACAAGTGGGTGAACGCCGAGGGCGAGACCAAGCTGGTCAAGTACCACTGGATGCCCAAGCAGGGCGTGCGCAGCATGACCGAGGAGGACGCGGCCAACGTGCAGGCCGACACCCTCGGCCACGCCACCAAGGACCTGTACGAGGCCGTCGCCCGCGGCGACCACCCGGAATGGGAGCTGCTCGTCCAGATGATGGACGACCACGACCACCCGGAGCTCGACTTCGACCCGCTGGACGACACCAAGACCTGGCCCGAGCAGGACTTCCCGCCGAAGCCGGTGGGCCGGATGGTGCTCGACCGGATGCCGGAGAACTTCTTCGCCGAGAACGAGCAGATCTCCTTCGGCACCGGCGTTCTCGTCGACGGCCTGGACTTCTCCGACGACAAGATGCTCGTCGGCCGGACCTTCTCCTACAGCGACACCCAGCGCTACCGGGTAGGCCCGAACTACCTGCAGCTCCCCGTCAACCAGGCCAAGAACGCGGACGTGCACACCAACCAGCGCGACGGCCAGATGGCCTACCACGTGGACGGCGGAGGCGAGAACCCGCAGGTGAACTACGAGCCGTCCCTCACCGGTGGCCTGCGGGAGGCCCGATACCCGACCCACGACGAGCAGGGCCCCGAGATCCACGGCCGACTGACCCGCAAGCGCATCCCCCGCACCAACGACTACGTCCAGGCCGGTCAGCGCTACCAGTTGCTGGAGGACTGGGAGCGCGATGACCTGGTGAAGAACTTCATCGGTCAACTGTCCTCGTGTGACCGGGCGATCCAGGAGCGCATGGTCTGGCACTTCCTCCTGGTCGACAACGACCTCGGCCTGCGGGTCGGGGAGGGGCTGGGCATCGGCCCGGAGGACGTGGCCTCCCTGGAGCCGCTGGCGAGTCAGGACCTCACGGACGACGACCGCGAACGCCTGGCCAACCTGGGCAAGAACGAGCCGCGCGACGTCGAGGGCCTCACCATGACCCACTGCGTCCCCGACACACGGCACGTGGTGACCCGCTGA